Proteins encoded within one genomic window of Ptiloglossa arizonensis isolate GNS036 chromosome 3, iyPtiAriz1_principal, whole genome shotgun sequence:
- the LOC143144474 gene encoding prostaglandin reductase 1, with protein sequence MVKAKKFVVVKHFQGDPKPTDLKIVEEDLPSLQNGEFLVQAEFLSVDPYMRPYIQKYPVGITMIGSQVAKIIESKNSDFPVGKRVIGYLGWRTHTVVRPDSFSNADLVEQKPMILPDIGDFPPSLCLGVLGMPGNTAYFGLLELCKPKQGETLVVSGAAGAVGSHVGQIGKNVLGLNVIGIAGSDEKCKWLVEELGFDYAINYKTENIATALRKAAPKGIDCYFDNVGGDISSTVMYQMRPYGRVAICGSISSYNFDASSLPKATILQPAILFNQLKVEGFIVSRWKDRSSEGISKNLQWLKEGKLQYRETVTKGFENMFNAFVDMLQGKNIGKAIVQV encoded by the exons ATGGTAAAAGCAAAAAAATTCGTAGTCGTGAAACATTTTCAAGGAGATCCAAAACCAACGGATTTAAAAATAGTTGAAGAAGATCTACCGTCTCTTCAGAATGGAG agtTCCTTGTTCAGGCAGAATTTCTTTCTGTGGATCCTTACATGCGTCCTTATATTCAAAAATATCCAGTAGGAATTACAATGATTGGTTCACAAGTAGCTAAAATTATTGAATCAAAAAACTCAGATTTTCCAGTTGGAAAAAGAGTTATTGGTTACTTGGGATGgagaacacatacagttgttagACCAGATTCATTCTCTAACGCAGATCTTGTAGAGCAAAAACCAATGATTTTACCTGATATAGGAGATTTTCCACCATCATTATGTTTAGGAGTTTTAGGAATGCCAGG aaATACAGCATATTTTGGCCTTTTAGAGCTTTGCAAACCAAAACAAGGTGAAACTCTTGTTGTAAGCGGAGCTGCAGGAGCTGTTGGTTCTCATGTTGGTCAGATAGGAAAAAATGTTCTGGGACTCAATGTTATTGGTATTGCTGGTTCagatgaaaaatgtaaatggCTCGTTGAGGAGCTTGGTTTTGACTATGCTATTAATTACAAAACAGAAAATATTGCAACTGCATTAAGGAAAGCTGCACCAAAAGGAATTGATTGCTATTTTGATAAT GTGGGAGGAGATATTTCCAGTACAGTTATGTATCAGATGAGACCCTATGGTCGTGTAGCTATATGTGGAAGCATTTCTTCATACAATTTTGATGCTTCATCTTTGCCAAAAGCAACTATTCTTCAACCAGCTATTTTGTTCAACCAATTAAAAGTGGAAGGTTTTATTGTATCTCGTTGGAAAGATCGTTCGTCAGAGGGTATAAGCAAAAATCTTCAGTGGCTAAAAGAAGGAAAACTTCAATATCGTGAAACTGTTACAAAAGGTTTTGAAAATATGTTTAATGCATTTGTTGATATGTTACAGGGCAAAAATATTGGCAAAGCTATTGTTCAAGTTTGA